Proteins encoded by one window of Phenylobacterium soli:
- a CDS encoding alpha/beta fold hydrolase, translating to MRWISALAAALVVTLAGAAEAAPEFQPHEFLIKDFHFRSGENLAELKIHYWTVGTPHRDAHGQIDNAVLILHGTGGTGRQFTAPQFADVLMVPGGVLDPAKYFLIMPDDIGHGGSSKPSDGLRMRFPKYDYGDMVEAEHALVTEGLGVNRLRLVMGTSMGCMHSFMWGEAWPEAARALMPLACLPIEIAGRNRLWRQMAMDSITADPAWAGGDYSQEPAQGLRGAENLLIIAGATPLPLQLELPTGEKVKAWYEAQLPARLNGLDANDLLYAIAASRTYDPSKDLEKITAPITWVNSADDFINPPELGVAEKMAPRLTNGRFVLIPTSPKTHGHGTHTWAALWQDELAALLKRSE from the coding sequence ATGAGGTGGATCTCAGCCCTGGCGGCGGCTCTCGTTGTCACGCTCGCCGGCGCGGCCGAGGCTGCGCCGGAATTCCAGCCGCACGAGTTCCTGATCAAGGATTTCCACTTCCGCTCGGGCGAGAACCTGGCGGAGCTGAAGATCCACTACTGGACGGTGGGGACCCCGCATCGCGATGCGCACGGCCAGATCGACAACGCCGTGCTCATCCTGCACGGCACTGGGGGTACGGGCCGCCAGTTCACCGCCCCGCAGTTCGCTGACGTGCTGATGGTCCCGGGCGGCGTGCTGGACCCGGCGAAGTACTTCCTGATCATGCCCGACGACATCGGCCATGGCGGCTCGTCCAAGCCGTCCGACGGCCTGCGCATGAGGTTCCCCAAGTACGACTACGGCGACATGGTCGAAGCCGAGCATGCGCTCGTCACGGAGGGCCTCGGCGTGAACCGCCTGCGGCTGGTGATGGGCACCTCGATGGGTTGCATGCACAGCTTCATGTGGGGGGAGGCCTGGCCCGAGGCGGCGAGGGCGCTGATGCCGCTCGCCTGCCTGCCCATCGAGATCGCCGGCCGCAATCGGCTCTGGCGGCAGATGGCTATGGACTCGATCACCGCCGATCCGGCCTGGGCGGGCGGCGACTACAGCCAAGAGCCGGCGCAGGGCCTGCGCGGCGCGGAGAATCTGCTGATCATCGCCGGGGCGACGCCGCTGCCCCTGCAGCTCGAGCTGCCCACCGGCGAGAAGGTGAAGGCCTGGTACGAGGCCCAGCTGCCGGCGCGCCTGAATGGCCTGGACGCCAATGACCTTCTCTACGCCATCGCCGCCTCGCGGACCTACGATCCCTCCAAGGACCTCGAGAAGATCACTGCGCCGATCACCTGGGTGAACTCGGCCGACGACTTCATCAACCCGCCGGAGCTCGGCGTCGCGGAGAAGATGGCGCCCCGCCTCACGAATGGCCGCTTCGTCCTCATCCCCACGAGTCCCAAGACCCATGGCCACGGGACCCACACCTGGGCCGCGCTGTGGCAGGACGAACTGGCCGCCCTGCTCAAGCGCTCGGAATAG
- a CDS encoding S10 family peptidase: MSRSRIAVLTGISFLALAGIAAAQSTADRPMTQERPASAAVSRRDQPDEPLQQSGPVVERRSSRGAEASERRIADTDVATAPVAEVARVTRHSVSVGGKSVAYTATAGTLTIRDDDGKPIASMFYVAYTADGMKGAAPRPVTFFYNGGPGSASMWLHMGSFAPVRVKTPNAQYVGPAPFPLGPNPDSLIDKTDMVFLDAIGAGYSRPLGDTKGEKFWGVDEDIDAFARGITRYVTVNHRWNSPKFLFGESYGTTRSAGLVYALQQQGMQFNGVFLLSSILNYGIRDAGFDQIYVTYLPSYAATAAYHHKIPQPANLDGFLQEVRAWARGPYQAALAKGHDISDAELDATARQMSAYTGISVDYLKRVNLRLDLSRFRKELLRDQRRTLGRYDSRYTGFDADAAGEGPEYDPSDVAVSGAFIGAVHDYLERDLGYQTNMTYRPSGQGINMGWNWKHKAPGARFASSVADTAQDLGAAIRQNPHLHVYSLNGVYDMATPFFGTEYDLSHMWLEPSLRGNVRFAYYPSGHMVYLNPDAFRAMRADVARMIDEATR; the protein is encoded by the coding sequence ATGAGCCGTTCGCGTATCGCTGTTCTGACGGGAATTTCTTTTCTTGCGCTCGCCGGCATCGCCGCCGCCCAGAGCACGGCGGATCGGCCGATGACGCAGGAGCGCCCCGCGAGCGCCGCCGTCAGCCGCCGCGACCAGCCGGACGAGCCGCTGCAGCAGTCCGGCCCGGTGGTGGAGCGTCGCTCCAGCCGCGGCGCCGAGGCGTCCGAGCGCCGCATCGCCGACACGGACGTCGCCACCGCGCCGGTCGCCGAAGTCGCCCGCGTCACGCGCCATTCGGTGAGCGTCGGCGGCAAGTCCGTCGCCTACACCGCCACCGCCGGCACGCTCACCATCCGTGACGACGACGGCAAGCCGATCGCCTCGATGTTCTACGTCGCCTACACCGCCGATGGGATGAAGGGCGCGGCCCCGCGGCCGGTGACCTTCTTCTACAACGGCGGTCCTGGATCGGCGTCCATGTGGCTGCACATGGGCTCCTTCGCGCCGGTGCGGGTGAAGACGCCCAACGCCCAGTACGTGGGCCCGGCGCCGTTCCCGCTCGGCCCCAATCCCGATAGCCTAATCGACAAGACCGACATGGTCTTCCTCGACGCCATCGGCGCCGGCTACTCGCGCCCGCTTGGCGACACCAAGGGCGAGAAGTTCTGGGGCGTGGACGAGGACATCGACGCCTTCGCCCGCGGCATCACGCGCTACGTCACCGTCAACCACCGCTGGAACAGCCCCAAGTTCCTGTTCGGCGAGAGCTACGGCACGACCCGCTCGGCGGGCCTGGTCTATGCGCTGCAGCAGCAGGGGATGCAGTTCAACGGCGTCTTCCTGCTGTCCTCGATCCTAAACTACGGGATCCGCGACGCCGGCTTCGACCAGATCTACGTCACCTACCTGCCGAGCTACGCGGCGACGGCGGCCTACCACCACAAGATCCCGCAGCCGGCCAACCTCGACGGCTTCCTGCAGGAGGTCCGCGCCTGGGCGCGAGGGCCCTATCAGGCGGCGCTCGCCAAGGGCCATGACATCTCCGACGCTGAGCTCGACGCCACGGCGCGGCAGATGAGCGCCTACACCGGCATCTCCGTCGACTACCTGAAGCGGGTGAACCTGCGCCTGGATCTGTCGCGGTTCAGAAAGGAGCTGCTGCGCGACCAGCGGCGGACGCTGGGGCGCTATGATAGCCGCTACACCGGCTTCGACGCCGACGCGGCCGGTGAGGGGCCCGAGTACGATCCGTCCGACGTGGCGGTCTCCGGCGCCTTCATCGGCGCGGTCCACGACTATTTGGAGCGTGACCTGGGCTACCAGACCAACATGACCTATCGCCCGTCGGGGCAGGGCATCAACATGGGCTGGAACTGGAAGCACAAGGCGCCCGGCGCCCGCTTCGCCTCCAGCGTCGCCGACACCGCCCAGGACCTTGGCGCGGCGATCCGCCAGAACCCGCACCTGCACGTCTATTCGCTGAACGGGGTCTACGACATGGCGACGCCGTTCTTCGGGACGGAATACGACCTTTCCCACATGTGGCTGGAGCCGTCGCTGCGCGGCAACGTGCGGTTCGCCTACTATCCGTCGGGACACATGGTCTATCTGAACCCGGACGCCTTCCGCGCCATGCGCGCGGACGTCGCGCGGATGATCGACGAGGCGACGCGATGA
- a CDS encoding ester cyclase has protein sequence MSAEARKAVVASYVEAFNAGDWPTLRRLFASNATIRGVLGWGNIDEVAMPVWKELHDGLQMKLAIDGLVADGEAVAARFTETGAFVGPFRGLAGLEPTGKSYELVAMEWFEFEDGLIARRWGARDSAAQRRMVTEG, from the coding sequence ATGAGTGCGGAGGCCCGGAAGGCCGTGGTGGCCAGCTATGTGGAGGCGTTCAACGCCGGCGATTGGCCTACGCTGCGGCGTCTGTTCGCGTCCAACGCGACGATCCGCGGGGTGCTGGGCTGGGGGAACATCGACGAGGTCGCCATGCCGGTCTGGAAGGAGCTTCACGACGGGCTGCAGATGAAGCTCGCCATCGACGGGCTCGTGGCCGACGGCGAGGCGGTGGCCGCCCGCTTCACCGAGACCGGCGCCTTCGTCGGGCCGTTCCGCGGGCTGGCCGGTCTCGAGCCCACCGGCAAGAGTTACGAGCTCGTCGCCATGGAATGGTTCGAGTTCGAGGACGGTCTGATCGCGCGCCGCTGGGGCGCGCGGGATTCCGCGGCCCAGCGACGGATGGTGACGGAGGGCTGA
- the xth gene encoding exodeoxyribonuclease III: MKIATYNVNGVNGRLPVLLRWLKEAAPDVACLQELKAPDEKFPQAAIERAGYGAIWHGQKSWNGVAILARGAQPVETRRGLPGEADDSHSRYIEAAVGGLVVGCLYLPNGNPAPGPKLDYKLRWFERLSRHARSLLDHGAPVVLAGDYNVMPTDLDVYKPERWLDDALFRPEVRNAYADLVAQGWTDALRALHPGERIYTFWDYFRNAFGRDAGLRIDHLLLSPGLAPRLRAAGVDRQVRSWEKTSDHAPTWIELAPD, encoded by the coding sequence ATGAAGATCGCCACCTACAATGTGAACGGGGTCAATGGGCGCCTGCCTGTCCTGCTGCGCTGGCTGAAGGAGGCCGCTCCCGACGTGGCCTGCCTGCAGGAGTTGAAGGCTCCGGACGAGAAGTTCCCGCAGGCCGCCATCGAACGGGCCGGCTACGGCGCCATCTGGCACGGCCAGAAGAGCTGGAACGGCGTCGCCATCCTGGCCCGCGGCGCCCAGCCGGTGGAGACCCGCCGCGGGCTGCCGGGCGAAGCCGACGACAGCCACAGCCGCTACATCGAGGCGGCGGTCGGCGGGCTGGTGGTGGGCTGCCTCTATCTGCCCAACGGCAATCCCGCGCCTGGGCCCAAGTTGGACTACAAGCTGCGCTGGTTCGAGCGGCTGTCCAGACACGCGCGGAGCCTTCTCGACCACGGCGCGCCGGTCGTCCTCGCAGGGGACTACAACGTCATGCCCACCGACCTCGACGTCTATAAGCCGGAGCGCTGGCTGGACGACGCCTTGTTCCGCCCGGAGGTGCGCAACGCCTATGCCGACCTGGTGGCGCAGGGCTGGACCGACGCCCTGCGCGCCCTCCATCCGGGGGAGCGGATCTACACCTTCTGGGATTACTTCCGGAACGCATTCGGCCGCGATGCCGGGCTGCGCATCGATCACCTGTTGCTCAGCCCAGGACTGGCTCCGCGGCTACGCGCCGCCGGCGTCGACCGGCAGGTGCGCAGCTGGGAGAAGACCAGCGACCACGCCCCGACGTGGATCGAGCTCGCGCCCGACTAG
- a CDS encoding pyridoxamine 5'-phosphate oxidase family protein, producing MSESMKGEIAEILRAGNDLTIATLRADGAPQATTVSYVSDGLDIFFGCAADSPKAQNLARDPRVSLTVNLPYEDWGQIRGVSLFGRARRITDVDELARVGALFVAKFPQIGDALPSDPNVMALFCITPEVVSVLDYRKGFGHTELVTL from the coding sequence ATGTCCGAAAGTATGAAAGGCGAGATCGCGGAAATCCTGCGGGCAGGAAACGATCTGACCATCGCCACCCTTCGCGCCGACGGCGCGCCGCAGGCGACGACCGTGAGCTACGTGAGCGACGGGCTCGACATCTTCTTCGGCTGCGCGGCGGACTCACCGAAGGCCCAGAACCTGGCGCGTGACCCCCGCGTGTCGCTGACTGTGAACCTGCCCTACGAAGACTGGGGCCAGATCCGCGGCGTCTCCCTGTTCGGACGGGCGCGGCGCATCACCGACGTCGACGAGCTCGCGCGGGTCGGCGCGCTGTTCGTCGCCAAGTTTCCCCAGATCGGGGACGCCCTGCCGAGCGACCCGAACGTGATGGCGCTGTTCTGCATCACGCCCGAGGTCGTCTCGGTCCTCGATTACCGCAAGGGTTTCGGCCACACCGAGTTGGTGACCCTCTAG
- a CDS encoding saccharopine dehydrogenase family protein has protein sequence MNPNAEFDVIVYGASGYTGRLVAEHLAKRYGVGGAVKWAMAGRSAAKLAEVRDAIGAPKDTPLVVADADDTASLEAMVRRAKAVITTVGPYQLYGDALVAACAAAGTDYLDLCGEVNWMAKVIAAHDATAKKSGARICLSCGFDSIPFEIGVYFCEETAKAKLGAPVARVKGRVRAIKGGLSGGTAASGAATMAAVQKDPSVLPILMNPFSLTPGFQGPEQPAGNQVQHDEDVGADVGPFMMAAINTKNVHRSNFLMGHPYGEDFVYDEMTIVVPGQPTEFTALGQGGPKPGEGPTKEERETGFFDVVFIGLGADGRQVKVSVKGDKDPGYGSTSKMIAESALCLIEDCPTTPGGVWTPGAAMQDKLVKRLEQNAGFTFTVES, from the coding sequence ATGAACCCCAACGCGGAATTCGACGTCATCGTCTATGGCGCCAGCGGCTACACCGGCCGCCTCGTCGCCGAGCACCTGGCCAAGCGCTACGGCGTCGGCGGGGCGGTGAAGTGGGCGATGGCCGGCCGCAGCGCGGCCAAGCTCGCCGAAGTCCGCGACGCGATCGGCGCGCCCAAGGACACCCCGCTCGTGGTGGCAGACGCCGACGACACCGCCTCGCTGGAGGCGATGGTCCGCCGCGCCAAGGCGGTGATCACCACGGTCGGGCCCTATCAGCTCTATGGCGACGCCCTGGTCGCCGCCTGCGCCGCGGCCGGGACCGACTACCTCGACCTCTGCGGCGAGGTGAACTGGATGGCCAAGGTCATCGCCGCCCACGACGCCACGGCGAAGAAGAGCGGGGCGCGCATCTGCCTGTCCTGCGGCTTCGACTCCATCCCCTTCGAGATCGGCGTCTACTTCTGCGAGGAGACCGCCAAGGCCAAGCTCGGCGCGCCGGTCGCGCGCGTGAAGGGCCGGGTGCGTGCGATCAAGGGCGGCCTTTCCGGCGGTACGGCCGCCTCCGGCGCGGCGACCATGGCGGCCGTCCAGAAGGACCCCTCGGTCCTACCGATCCTGATGAACCCGTTCTCGCTGACCCCGGGTTTCCAGGGGCCGGAGCAACCGGCCGGCAACCAGGTCCAGCATGACGAGGACGTCGGAGCCGATGTGGGGCCGTTCATGATGGCGGCCATCAACACCAAGAACGTCCACCGCTCGAACTTCCTGATGGGCCATCCCTATGGCGAGGACTTCGTCTACGACGAGATGACGATCGTTGTGCCCGGTCAGCCGACCGAGTTCACGGCGCTCGGCCAGGGCGGGCCGAAGCCCGGCGAAGGACCGACCAAGGAGGAGCGGGAGACCGGCTTCTTCGACGTGGTCTTCATCGGCCTCGGCGCCGATGGCCGCCAGGTGAAGGTCTCGGTCAAGGGCGACAAGGACCCGGGCTACGGCTCGACCTCGAAGATGATCGCCGAGAGCGCCCTCTGCCTGATCGAGGACTGCCCTACGACGCCGGGCGGCGTCTGGACGCCCGGTGCGGCCATGCAGGACAAGCTGGTCAAGCGCCTGGAGCAGAACGCCGGCTTCACCTTCACCGTCGAAAGCTAG